The region TGAGGTGTCGATAATTTAGCTTCGAACGCGACGGAACGATGAGAGAAGTCCACGGACGCCATGGTCGTGACTGTCAGTTTGACGCGTAGCGTGTCAAAGAATACTTAGCCACAGCACCGTTTTGTACGGGCAATGAGCCAGGAGGGTGAGCAGGAGCAATCCGACCGGAAAAAGTACGAGTTCCGGAAGGTAATCGAGGATCTCAAGGACTTCGACGGCTCCGGTACACAACTCGTAACGATCTACGTTCCCGATGATCGACAGATCAGTGATGTCGTCGCACACGTCACACAGGAACACAGCGAAGCGGCCAACATCAAGTCAAAACAGACGCGAACGGCCGTCCAAGATGCCCTCACGAGCATCAAAGACCGGCTTCGGTACTTCGACACCTACCCGCCCGACAACGGGCTGGTGCTGTTCTCGGGTGCTGTCGACTCCGGCGGCGGCCGCACCGAGATGGTCACGAAAGTCCTCGAGAGTCCACCACAGCCAGTCACCTCCTTTCGGTATCACTGTGACTCGGACTTCCTGACGGAACCACTCGAGGAGATGCTGGCCGATAAGGGCCTCTACGGGCTCGTCGTCCTCGACCGACGCGAGGCGAACGTCGGCTGGCTAAAGGGCAAACGCGTCGAACCGGTCAAGTCCGCCTCCTCGCTCGTCCCCGGCAAGCAGCGCAAAGGTGGTCAGTCCGCCCAGCGTTTCGCCCGCCTGCGCTTAGAGGCCATCGATAACTTCTATCAGGAGGTCGCGGGGATGGCAAACGACCTGTTCGTTCCGAAGCGCCACGAACTCGACGGCATTCTCGTGGGCGGTCCCTCCCCGACGAAAGACGAGTTCCTCGATGGCGACTACCTGCACCACGAGATTCAGGACAACGTCATCGGGAAGTTCGACGTGGCCTACACGGACGAATCCGGCCTCAAGGACCTCGTCGATAACGCCGAGGACGCACTCGCCGATGCGGAGGTTATCAAGGACAAAAAGCAGATGGAGGAGTTCTTCGAGGAACTCAACGCTGGCAACCAGGCGACCTACGGATTCGACCAGACCCGCGAGAACCTCATCATGGGTGCAGTCGACCGACTGCTCATCAGCGAAGACCTCCGGAAGGACGTCATCAGCTACGATTGTGGGGAATGTGGGAATACGGATCGCGAGGTCGTCGACCGGCGTAAATCGACGCCGGAACACACCTGCACCGACTGCGGGGCCGAGGTCGACGCGACCGACGACGACCGCGAGGACGCGATTGACCACCTCATCGAAATCGCCGAACAGCGCGGCACCGAGACGAAGTTCATCTCGACGGACTTCGAAAAGGGCGAACAGCTCTACAACGCTTTTGGTGGCTTTGCCGGTATCCTGCGGTACTCGACGGGCGTCTAAGGCGATTGTTCCCCCGCCCCTGGCTATCCTAACTGACTCGAGAGCAACGGCTGCGATCGGAACTGGCACTGAAAACACACCGGGGCAGGTGTGTCGGGCAGTGATCGGATAGCAGACAACGGTGTGGCTGCCGGTGCTGCTGGCGAGGAAGGCACGAAAGGCCATGCGGGGAGTCGATGGCAACGACAGTAGTTCCCACACTTCTTCGCCAACTGACCGTTGGGTCAGGCCCATTATAAGCTTTCTGTGGACTTACACGTTCGGAAACGGCCTCAGAGCGTTCCGCGAAGATAGACGGCATCATCAGTGATCCGTTCGATACTCCCGGCATCGAGTGGATGGGCATCATCGGCTGCCGTTCCCCAGCCCAGTTTGGCCTTGATCGTATCGGTCAGACTCGGATTGGGGTCGACGTACGCCCGTTCATCACGGACTTCGACGATACGGCCGACCACGGTGCCGTCGGTGTTCAGAACGCGTTTCCCTTCCTCGTCGCTCGTAATCATCTCGCGTGTCATTGGGGCAGGTCGTATTCACAGTCACCGCCAAAGACGGTATGAGTCCAGACCAGTGGAAGGCCAATAAAGCGCCCAAACCGTTGACACACACACTGATGTGTTGTTCGTCAGTAGGATCTAACTGCGTGGCAGTCTCGAGAATGGATGTCGTGTTCGTCCTAGTAGGACGATCCTACCACGGGACAACAGAAGGGTTATGCCGGTAGTCTCGTATTACTATTCGACCGATGGCTGAGTCCCCGCCCCTCCTCGAATCGCTTACTGACCCTCGTATTACGCCGGAGTTTTGCCGTCACATCGACGGCACGTCCGGGGATCTGTATCTTCTCGGTGTCGTCCACGATCACCCCGCAAGCATCGGACGCGTCGAACGCACTCTCGAGGCCGTCGACCCCGACACGCTTGCCCTCGAGTTGCCCCCGGCTGCGGTGGCGCTGTATCAGACGTACGCCGCGGATACCAACGCGGCCGAACCCCCTCGATTCGGTGGCGAGATGAGCGCTGCGATCCGAGCGACCGACGCAGAGATCGTCGGCATCGACGCGCCGAACTGGTCGTTCCTCCGGCGTGTTTTGACCCGACTGGTCGCTGACCGCGCCTCGGCCGCAACGGCTCGCCGCGTGCTCTCGAGTCTGAGCGGCGCGACGCGGGAGGCGCTGACCTGTCGCGTCGCTGCGACGCTCAATCACGCGACGTCGATGACGGTGGCGTACGATGATCCGGTCGAGTATGAGTGTTCATACGATGATCCGCCGATCGAGCAGGCTGACCACGAACGCGGCCACGTCGCAACCGTCCAGGCGCTGCTCGGCAGTGTCGATACCGACGGCAGTGCACTCGCCTATCGCGACGAGACCCGTGAAGACTGTATGAGCGATCGTCTCGCGGAACTCCACACGGACACCGACGGCGATGTCGTCGCAGTCGTCGGTATCGATCATCTCGAGGCGCTCGAGACTTCACTTGAGACAGTCTAACGCGGGCCAAATTCACTGTCGGAGCATCGAAATACAGTGCCAACAGTACGTAAAGGTCGGATCCGCTTCGTTCGTTGCGCCACAGTGTGGGCAGCGAATCGTTTCACCGTCGAGCGAGCGCTCGAGTGAGGGTTCATCGGGGTCGTCGCGGTCACCGTACTCTTCCGGACGGTGTGGATACCGATCGGCTCTGGGCGCTGCTCGAGGCTGTGCGCGATTGGGGTCGCCAAACGATGGTGACTGCGACCGATCGGGCTCGTGACTGCCGGTGTGACCGTTCTCGCGACGAACATACACGTAATACAGTCCAAGGTGGAGAAGGGCGAACAAAACCACGTACCCGATGAGCCATCCCCAGAGCTCCATCGCCATGACATACGTTCTCAACTCACTTGGATATTCCCTGTTTCAGGGATTGTAGAGACAGTCTGAAGCACGTGAGTTATACGGATCCCTGTACGTCAGTTCTGGGTCACCCGCGACTCATCTGCGGTCAGACCAATATTCCGGTCCCACAGATCAGCTTACTGTGGTGGCTGAAGGTCGCGCTGGAACTCGTCGAACACGTCAAAATCCTCAGGCAAGTCGTACTCGAGACGGCGCTCATCCTGTCGGTTGACGCCGGCATTCTCGAGTGGGGTTGCGACGTCTTCCCAGCCTGGTTTGATTTTGACGCTCTGTGCTGGCATGCCAACGGCGATGTGGTGGGCAGGCACGTCGTGCTGGACGATTGCCCGCGCGCCGATGATGGCGTTTTCGCCGACGGTGTTGCCCGCACGAACCATCGAGTCGTAGGTCAGGCGCACGTCGTCGCCAATCTGTGTGTGGTAGTTGCGAACCTCGGTCTGGTCGACGACATCGTGGTCGTGGCTGTAGATGTGGACGCCATCAGAGATTGAGACGCGGTCGCCAATGGTGAGTTTCCCGCGATCGTCTAAATGGACGCCGTCGTGGACAATCGTGTTGTCACCAATCGTGATGTTGTGGCCGTACGTAAACGTAATTCCCTTGAAAAAGCGACAGCCATCGCCACACTCCTCGAACAGATGGTCCGCAAGCATCCGCCGGAATCGCAGGGCGAACTCGACGTTGTCTGCAATTGGGAGACTGTCGAACTGCCGCCAGAGCCACTGGAGGTGCTTCGAGCGCCGAAACACGTCTTCGTCTTTTTCGGCGTAGTACTCGCTCTCGAGTGTCGTGTTACAGGGGTCGTAACTCTGCAAACGAACGCGCTCGGCCGCCGAGACGTCTGCACCAGACTGCCAGCGTTCATAGGCCTCACGGTCGCCCGATAGGTCGATCAGGACGTCCTCGACGACCGAGCAGGTGTCCTCGTCGCTCGAGAGTCGACGGTCGACCTCATCGATGAACTCGCACATCCCCGCCTCTGCCGCATCGGGGAGCGAGACGTACCGCTTTGTCATATGCGGCCTATTGCCCGCAGAGTTGATAGGGGTTCGGTTGTGCGTTCGGCGTGCCGCTTTTTCAGTAGTGACTCGTCGCCGACTGCATTCAACGACGATCCTCGAGCGGCGGTGCCGTGGCCTGCCAATGTGAAAACAAGAGTGCGGGGCCAGCAATGGCACCGATCAGAAGCAAGACGCTCACGACGGCCGTTCCCGGTGTGAACCGGTACGGACTGATCTCGAGTTGCGTCACCGCCAGTACGAGCCCGATGAGAACGGCCACCACCACGAGTGCCAATACTCGCCTGGGCTCGCGGCCGTCAGCATCGTCCATACACTACATCACGGGTGAGCTGTAAAAAACGGTTCGCTCGAGTGAACGCAACTCCCAAGACATCCATGTCGTGGCCTGCCACCCGTATGTGAAGAATACCCATACGGGAAAATGCTATGGGTGTCGCTAAGGCACCTTAGTCTCATCCTCATACATTGGGGCGCTGTTTTAAGTATGAGGGCGTGGGAAATAGTAGTATGTCTGATGTAACGTACGTCCCCAAAGCGTGTGCGTACATTACCCGCCACACGGGTGAACTGCTGGTCTTTGACGGACCAGGCCACGACGGAATCCAGATTCCGAAAGGAACGCTCGAGGACGGCGAATCGCCTCGAGATGGACTCTTTCGTGAAGTCATGGAAGAGACCGGCCTCTGTTCGCTGACCGCACCGACACATCTCACGACCGACGTTTGGACGCGCCGCGAGTCGCCGCCGCGACGCTACGTTCGCCATTTCTATCACACAACCGTACACGAATCGCGCGACCGCTGGACACATACCGTAACCGACGGCGGCGAAGAACACGGTGCCGAGTTCGACCTCTACTGGATTCAGCCCTCGACCGTCCAAGCGCGAGAGTTCGCATTGGACCTCGATGACTACGTTCACCTCCTACCGTCGTATACGCCGGCCGACGGTGTCGTTTCAGCGTCGGACTGATCATCCCAACGCGCGCTGACTGTTTGCAGTGACGACTTACGGCGACAACGCACGCTCGACCGCTTCGGCCACACTTGTTGCCTTCGCTGCCAACGACTCGGAGACGAGTCCATCCGAAACGGCGGCCTCGAGTTCGTCTGCATCGACGATTTCGACGGTCCCATCGGGCGTCCGGATCACGTCGATGTAGAGGTCGACGTATCGCGCTTCGTCCGGAAACAGTTCGACCGGCGTGCAGATGTTGACGTAGGTGCCTTTGGTCGACCCATCCGCCGCTTTGTACGTCGTCGGATACCACCAGCGCCCCTCGCGGAACTTCGTCACCGCAACGTCGCCATCTTCTTTGGGCACCTCGAGTGCGTCGTAGCTGCCGCCGCCACGCATCGAGCGCTCGAGCGTGAGCGAGCCATCTGCGTCCCAGTTGGTGACCTCGCCACGTCCAAGCGAGATGTGTCGCCCGTCGGGTTTGCCGTGGCCGATTGCGAGCCGGTCGCCTGCGGTCGGGCCGAACTGCTGTGAGACGGCGTCGAACGGGAACGCGTCGTCAGCGGTGTCGTTCTTGTCGGTAGTTGAACCGAGAATCCCCTCCGCGAAGTCGACGGCTGCACTCGCTGCTCGATCCGCGGCTTTCGTCCGATGGTGACCAGGCATCGTCGTTTCGACCTGCCGACGCTCAGCGTCCAGCGCAAACCGAGACTCGCGGCCGAACCAGCACCACGCCGTCGCTCGAGGCGTCGCTAGCTCTGTCGGCTCGCCATCCGAGGGACCCTCGGGCGCTTCGGCGAGTGCGACCTCCAAGGCGTTCGCTCGCTCGATGATCTGTTCGAGCGCAGTTCCCATCGCCTCGAGATCGGCGTCAAGTGCGCTATG is a window of Natronolimnobius sp. AArcel1 DNA encoding:
- a CDS encoding NUDIX domain-containing protein — protein: MSDVTYVPKACAYITRHTGELLVFDGPGHDGIQIPKGTLEDGESPRDGLFREVMEETGLCSLTAPTHLTTDVWTRRESPPRRYVRHFYHTTVHESRDRWTHTVTDGGEEHGAEFDLYWIQPSTVQAREFALDLDDYVHLLPSYTPADGVVSASD
- a CDS encoding PRC-barrel domain containing protein, whose amino-acid sequence is MTREMITSDEEGKRVLNTDGTVVGRIVEVRDERAYVDPNPSLTDTIKAKLGWGTAADDAHPLDAGSIERITDDAVYLRGTL
- a CDS encoding acyltransferase; this translates as MTKRYVSLPDAAEAGMCEFIDEVDRRLSSDEDTCSVVEDVLIDLSGDREAYERWQSGADVSAAERVRLQSYDPCNTTLESEYYAEKDEDVFRRSKHLQWLWRQFDSLPIADNVEFALRFRRMLADHLFEECGDGCRFFKGITFTYGHNITIGDNTIVHDGVHLDDRGKLTIGDRVSISDGVHIYSHDHDVVDQTEVRNYHTQIGDDVRLTYDSMVRAGNTVGENAIIGARAIVQHDVPAHHIAVGMPAQSVKIKPGWEDVATPLENAGVNRQDERRLEYDLPEDFDVFDEFQRDLQPPQ
- a CDS encoding DUF402 domain-containing protein; protein product: MTTVRVRGIYTTAITHRLEQNGLEVVQASDPIQERFDDEFETAPADVRIETTRDRQGLEVSGNREAVETVLTELEGLEIDTFRWDDDVPRAAVFDAEVIDAAGGGGATVDLGDGRRGYLPYDDVDGYVDEGNRYRVQVTEPTPPWADDEPRVQPTLEVQGGLCSLSQDRTGVSAAGRGERATELVGMTDLLSPSVPDDWGLYWEHSALDADLEAMGTALEQIIERANALEVALAEAPEGPSDGEPTELATPRATAWCWFGRESRFALDAERRQVETTMPGHHRTKAADRAASAAVDFAEGILGSTTDKNDTADDAFPFDAVSQQFGPTAGDRLAIGHGKPDGRHISLGRGEVTNWDADGSLTLERSMRGGGSYDALEVPKEDGDVAVTKFREGRWWYPTTYKAADGSTKGTYVNICTPVELFPDEARYVDLYIDVIRTPDGTVEIVDADELEAAVSDGLVSESLAAKATSVAEAVERALSP
- the prf1 gene encoding peptide chain release factor aRF-1, which produces MSQEGEQEQSDRKKYEFRKVIEDLKDFDGSGTQLVTIYVPDDRQISDVVAHVTQEHSEAANIKSKQTRTAVQDALTSIKDRLRYFDTYPPDNGLVLFSGAVDSGGGRTEMVTKVLESPPQPVTSFRYHCDSDFLTEPLEEMLADKGLYGLVVLDRREANVGWLKGKRVEPVKSASSLVPGKQRKGGQSAQRFARLRLEAIDNFYQEVAGMANDLFVPKRHELDGILVGGPSPTKDEFLDGDYLHHEIQDNVIGKFDVAYTDESGLKDLVDNAEDALADAEVIKDKKQMEEFFEELNAGNQATYGFDQTRENLIMGAVDRLLISEDLRKDVISYDCGECGNTDREVVDRRKSTPEHTCTDCGAEVDATDDDREDAIDHLIEIAEQRGTETKFISTDFEKGEQLYNAFGGFAGILRYSTGV